One window from the genome of Anopheles merus strain MAF chromosome 3R, AmerM5.1, whole genome shotgun sequence encodes:
- the LOC121596843 gene encoding uncharacterized protein LOC121596843, translating to MPSTVWCYLFAVAALVFVPATNALGRRNKELVIDKAKTCQTNKTESFLIKFIVPANFTSSNNVVRFYGNFSVVQQIRPPLELTLVAYRCTLDLQNCQRYNAVQVPKICSFLADTNSFWSPFVRSIEPTVKCPLQPATYVFKDSAFDLSFFTSFPLDGYTWQVTMKLYSTAVTPKKEVFCFAAQATLKTVRRP from the exons ATGCCTTCCACTGTTTGGTGCTACCTTTtcgccgttgctgcattggtTTTCGTTCCCGCCACCAACGCACTGGGAAGG CGAAATAAAGAGCTAGTGATTGATAAAGCGAAAACATGCCAAACGAATAAAACCGAATCATTTTTGATAAAGTTCATCGTTCCGGCAAACTTCACGTCCAGCAACAATGTGGTGCGCTTTTACGGGAACTTTTCCGTCGTACAACAGATTCGACCGCCGCTGGAG CTCACACTAGTGGCGTATCGCTGCACGCTCGATTTGCAAAACTGCCAGCGGTACAATGCGGTGCAGGTGCCGAAAATTTGCTCCTTTTTGGCCGACACCAACTCGTTCTGGTCACCGTTTGTGCGCAGCATCGAGCCGACAGTGAAGTGCCCCCTGCAACCG GCAACGTACGTGTTTAAGGATTCCGCGTTTGATTTGAGCTTTTTTACCAGCTTTCCACTGGACGGGTacacctggcaagtgacgaTGAAGCTGTACAGCACGGCCGTCACGCCGAAGAAGGAAGTGTTCTGCTTCGCTGCGCAAGCTACGCTGAAAACAGTCCGCCGACCTTAG
- the LOC121596841 gene encoding ATP-dependent Clp protease proteolytic subunit, mitochondrial-like: protein MNRIKSFLPHLASVRKLHATNKSFLNLVPIVVEQTGRGERAYDIFSRLLKERIICLMGPIHDDLSSLIVAQLLFLQSENGTKPIHMYINSPGGSVTAGLAIYDTMQYVKPPVATWCVGQACSMGSLLLAAGAPGMRHSLPNARIMIHQPSGGAQGQATDIQIQAEEILKLKKQLTEIYGKHTKTSLDVLYSKMERDTFLSPEEAQTLGIIDTVLEHPPSSTEAAS, encoded by the exons ATGAATAGAATAAAGTCATTTTTACCGCATTTAGCTTCCGTG cGCAAACTGCATGCGACCAACAAATCATTCCTGAACCTGGTCCCGATCGTGGTGGAGCAAACGGGTCGGGGAGAGCGGGCGTACGACATATTTTCCCGGTTGCTGAAGGAACGAATCATCTGCCTGATGGGCCCAATCCATGACGATCTGAGCTCGCTGATCGTGGCCCAGCTGCTGTTCCTACAGTCGGAAAATGGCACGAAACCGATCCACATGTACATCAACTCACCGGGCGGAAGTGTCACGGCCGGGCTGGCCATCTACGATACGATGCAGTACGTGAAGCCCCCGGTTGCTACGTGGTGCGTGGGGCAGGCGTGCTCGATGGGCTCGCTGCTGCTTGCGGCGGGAGCGCCGGGAATGCGCCACTCGCTGCCGAATGCACGCATCATGATCCACCAGCCGTCCGGCGGTGCCCAGGGACAGGCGACCGACATTCAGATACAGGCGGAAGAGATACTGAAGCTGAAGAAGCAGCTAACGGAGATTTATGGCAAGCACACGAAGACGTCGCTGGACGTGCTGTACTCGAAGATGGAGCGCGATACGTTCTTGAGCCCCGAGGAGGCCCAAACGCTGGGCATTATAGACACGGTACTGGAGCATCCTCCCTCGTCGACGGAAGCCGCGTCGTAA
- the LOC121596840 gene encoding protein CNPPD1-like yields MIECEQPNITDTVVIDHEEFLDRIKKTLYYGSSKVRCTKISRPLADYAADVFSETHRGHSLSRLNFATVGNLSVTPCSLILAMIYLDRLNATDPTFVRRVTPSELFIVSMMVSTKFYCGYDEDIYLSAWAEYGNMTPDQMKALELEFLDAMNWNAYVSKHDFFEKLKAVEKVLAKRQGLTRGWLTYTELINFLPSFAMAKQLIHYSTVLALSYTASVMTIAGAFLLASNLHLPGNLLYRGSSTSLEGSSSTPLSSPQPTGVDSRLDNATVDDTNTLEDCISNGTLAASQIKTALKDCEVAFAAGHEQQHHHQHHHHHHHHHQQQQLHNPSWHSSTNEHHEAIVFSLPYRYRNIRFIFDPAGGNNFVQQIDFLRSEQEGNESDRAPSDGGSNHDRSLELRHAGSLNCSYDCFIPLMGGSGRWCAEGSAEQQHGNYDGIYKHYKKTYDMFSSLLKFL; encoded by the exons ATGATTGAATGTGAGCAGCCGAACATCACCGACACCGTG GTGATAGATCATGAAGAGTTTCTCGATCGCATCAAGAAAACGCTCTACTACGGCTCGTCCAAGGTACGGTGCACCAAGATTAGCCGCCCGCTGGCCGACTACGCGGCGGACGTGTTTTCCGAAACCCACCGCGGCCATTCCCTCAGTCGACTGAACTTTGCGACTGTGGGCAACCTGTCCGTGACGCCATGCTCGCTCATCCTGGCGATGATCTATCTCGATCGGTTGAACGCCACCGATCCGACCTTTGTACGTCGCGTAACGCCGTCGGAATTATTTATAGTGTCGATG ATGGTCTCCACTAAATTTTACTGCGGTTACGACGAAGACATCTATCTAAGTGCCTGGGCAGAGTATGGAAACATGACGCCGGATCAGATGAAAGCGTTGGAATTGGAATTCTTGGACGCAATG AATTGGAATGCCTACGTTTCCAAGCACGATTTCTTCGAGAAGCTGAAAGCGGTCGAAAAGGTGCTGGCAAAACGGCAGGGCCTCACACGCGGCTGGCTGACGTACACCGAGCTTATCAACTTTCTACCCTCATTTGCGATGGCGAAGCAGCTGATCCACTACAGCACCGTGCTCGCGCTGAGCTACACCGCCAGCGTGATGACCATTGCCGGAGCCTTCCTGTTAGCTAGCAATCTTCATCTCCCGGGCAACCTACTGTACCGCGGTTCATCGACCAGTCTcgagggcagcagcagcaccccgCTGTCGTCACCACAGCCAACGGGGGTCGACAGTCGGCTCGATAATGCGACGGTCgatgacacaaacacactcgaaGACTGCATCTCGAATGGCACGCTTGCCGCATCGCAGATAAAAACGGCACTGAAAGACTGCGAGGTTGCTTTTGCTGCCGGAcatgagcagcagcaccatcaccaacatcaccaccatcaccaccatcaccaccaacaacagcagctgCACAATCCTAGTTGGCATAGTAGTACAAACGAGCATCACGAAGCGATCGTTTTCTCACTACCCTACCGCTATCGCAACATACGCTTCATTTTCGATCCTGCCGGTGGTAACAATTTCGTGCAGCAGATTGATTTCCTTCGCTCCGAGCAGGAAGGGAACGAGTCGGACCGGGCACCGAGCGACGGCGGATCGAACCACGATCGCTCGCTGGAACTTCGTCACGCTGGATCTCTAAATTGTTCGTACGATTGCTTCATTCCACTGATGGGCGGCAGTGGGCGATGGTGTGCGGAGGGCAGCGctgagcagcagcacggcaaCTACGATGGTATCTACAAACATTACAAGAAAACGTACGACATGTTCAGTTCGCTGCTGAAGTTTCTCTAA